The Streptomyces sp. SS1-1 genome has a segment encoding these proteins:
- a CDS encoding non-ribosomal peptide synthetase, protein MSRTEAALANILWMQQQYPYQPGDTALFKASPGFDISIWELFWPLYHGARLVICRPGGERDPRHLARLTRDHDVSLVFLVPTMMTAYLEELAVAAPKALKWVVCGGEPMSPRIPESFAAVLPGSQLVNAFGPTEAGPVTDNIVDVGSVEGTVPVGRPADNFRVTVLDSNLDLVPVGTPGEAYISGRVGLADGYWGQAAQTSERFVADPYGPPGSRMYRTGDLVRQRPDGALEHLGRIDRQVKIRGLRIEPGEVESVLAAHPAVADCAVLAHGQPLRLLAFVVPAGQGTAAELDPAAVLAHAAEVLPAQMRPDRVVPVDYLPATVNGKIDQGELIKIWQELTERERPVEPPADELEAALVRIYHRVLGRSSISVLDTFVELGGHSLLTFRLRDECRAALGVEPDAARLMHDTLRDVAATIRRTTIPSPRD, encoded by the coding sequence GTGTCCCGCACCGAGGCCGCGCTCGCCAACATCCTCTGGATGCAGCAGCAGTACCCGTACCAGCCGGGCGACACGGCGCTGTTCAAGGCGTCCCCCGGGTTCGACATCTCCATCTGGGAACTGTTCTGGCCGCTCTACCACGGCGCCCGGCTCGTCATCTGCCGTCCCGGCGGTGAACGGGACCCGCGCCATCTGGCCCGGCTCACCCGCGACCACGACGTGTCACTGGTCTTCCTGGTGCCGACGATGATGACGGCCTACCTGGAGGAACTGGCCGTGGCCGCGCCGAAGGCGCTCAAGTGGGTGGTGTGCGGAGGCGAACCGATGAGCCCCCGCATCCCCGAGTCCTTCGCCGCCGTCCTGCCCGGCAGCCAGCTCGTCAACGCCTTCGGCCCGACCGAGGCCGGGCCGGTCACCGACAACATCGTCGACGTCGGCTCGGTCGAGGGCACCGTTCCCGTGGGCCGCCCCGCCGACAACTTCCGGGTGACCGTCCTCGACTCCAACCTCGACCTCGTCCCCGTCGGCACGCCCGGCGAGGCGTACATCAGCGGACGGGTCGGACTCGCCGACGGCTACTGGGGGCAGGCCGCCCAGACCTCGGAGCGGTTCGTCGCCGACCCCTACGGCCCGCCCGGCTCACGGATGTACCGCACCGGCGACCTCGTCCGCCAGCGGCCGGACGGCGCGCTGGAGCACCTCGGCCGGATCGACCGGCAGGTCAAGATCCGGGGGCTGCGCATCGAGCCGGGCGAGGTCGAGTCGGTGCTCGCCGCGCACCCCGCCGTCGCCGACTGCGCCGTACTCGCCCACGGGCAGCCGCTGCGCCTGCTCGCCTTCGTCGTGCCCGCCGGGCAGGGCACCGCCGCGGAGCTGGACCCGGCGGCGGTGCTCGCCCACGCCGCGGAAGTCCTGCCCGCACAGATGCGCCCGGACCGGGTGGTGCCGGTCGACTACCTGCCGGCGACGGTCAACGGCAAGATCGACCAGGGCGAACTGATCAAGATCTGGCAGGAACTCACCGAGCGGGAGCGGCCCGTCGAGCCGCCCGCCGACGAACTCGAAGCGGCGCTCGTCCGGATCTACCACCGGGTCCTCGGCCGGTCCTCCATCAGCGTGCTGGACACGTTCGTCGAGCTGGGCGGCCACTCGCTGCTCACCTTCCGGCTGCGTGACGAATGCAGGGCGGCCCTCGGCGTCGAACCCGACGCGGCCCGGCTGATGCACGACACCCTGCGGGACGTGGCCGCGACGATCCGCCGGACGACGATCCCGTCACCGCGCGACTAG
- a CDS encoding FAD-binding oxidoreductase produces the protein MDTLTTGDTDKLAGALHGELITPEDPRYDEARQVWNADIDRRPLLIARCADVTDVRAAVVFAAERGLPVAVRGGGHSVAGHGTCDGGLVVDLRAMRSVEIDLDRRLAHVQGGALWQDVDGATQAHGLATTGGIVSETGVGGLALGGGIGHLMRRCGLTVDNLVEADVVTADGGLLRVDETTDPELLWGLRGGGGNFGVVVRFGFRLHEAGPTVLGGMIIHPLDVAPRFLTLYRDLIADAPDELGTILNLRLCPPVPAVPRHLHGSPVVALNVCWSGADPEEGERFLRPLRAFGSALLDSVAPMPYVDLQRMVDRTSPPGKEYYWRSVDFGTLDDQVIDTVVDHASRITSPLSAVPIYHLGGAIGRVSDTGTAFGPRHAGHNINMFGAWEPGRGDRDRHVGWVRDFSDAMAPHAVGQYVNFLNDEGSDGVRAAYGRRWRRLVDLKRRLDPQNLFRFNFNIDPGLSDEGDR, from the coding sequence TTGGACACCCTGACGACCGGCGACACGGACAAACTCGCCGGCGCCTTGCACGGCGAACTCATCACCCCCGAAGACCCGCGCTACGACGAGGCACGGCAGGTCTGGAACGCCGACATCGACCGGCGCCCCCTGCTGATCGCGCGCTGCGCCGACGTGACGGACGTGCGGGCCGCCGTCGTCTTCGCCGCCGAGCGCGGACTGCCCGTCGCGGTGCGCGGCGGCGGCCACAGCGTCGCCGGCCACGGGACCTGCGACGGCGGACTGGTCGTCGACCTGCGCGCGATGCGGTCCGTCGAGATCGACCTCGACCGCCGGCTGGCGCACGTGCAGGGCGGAGCGCTGTGGCAGGACGTCGACGGGGCCACCCAGGCACACGGACTGGCGACCACGGGCGGCATCGTCAGCGAGACCGGCGTCGGCGGACTCGCCCTCGGCGGCGGCATCGGCCACCTCATGCGCCGCTGCGGGCTCACCGTGGACAACCTGGTGGAAGCCGACGTGGTCACCGCCGACGGCGGTCTCCTGCGGGTCGACGAGACCACCGACCCGGAGCTGCTGTGGGGCCTTCGCGGCGGCGGCGGCAACTTCGGGGTCGTGGTCAGGTTCGGCTTCCGGCTGCACGAGGCCGGGCCGACCGTCCTCGGCGGCATGATCATCCACCCGCTCGATGTCGCGCCCCGGTTCCTCACCCTCTACCGCGACCTCATCGCGGACGCCCCCGACGAACTCGGCACGATCCTCAACCTCCGGCTGTGCCCGCCGGTGCCCGCCGTCCCCCGGCACCTGCACGGCTCGCCGGTCGTGGCCCTCAACGTGTGCTGGTCCGGCGCCGACCCGGAGGAGGGGGAGAGGTTCCTGCGTCCGCTGCGGGCGTTCGGGTCCGCGCTGCTCGACTCGGTCGCGCCCATGCCGTACGTGGACCTGCAGCGGATGGTCGACCGCACCTCACCGCCGGGCAAGGAGTACTACTGGCGGTCGGTGGACTTCGGGACGCTCGACGACCAGGTCATCGACACCGTCGTGGACCACGCGTCGCGGATCACCTCGCCGCTGTCGGCCGTACCGATCTACCACCTCGGCGGGGCGATCGGCCGGGTGTCCGACACCGGCACGGCCTTCGGCCCCCGGCACGCCGGCCACAACATCAACATGTTCGGCGCGTGGGAGCCCGGCCGCGGCGACCGGGACCGGCACGTCGGCTGGGTGCGGGACTTCAGCGACGCCATGGCGCCCCACGCGGTCGGCCAGTACGTCAACTTCCTCAACGACGAGGGCAGCGACGGCGTCCGCGCGGCGTACGGCCGGCGGTGGCGGCGCCTCGTCGATCTCAAACGGCGCCTGGACCCGCAGAACCTCTTCCGCTTCAACTTCAACATCGACCCGGGCCTGTCCGACGAGGGGGACCGATGA
- a CDS encoding LLM class flavin-dependent oxidoreductase, whose product MIVPEDRWRTARHKWVRAEEMGFDHAWTYDHLNWRAFRAKEWFTMVPTLTAAAVATERIGLGVLVASPNLRHPVHLAKDVTGLDDISDGRIILGLGAGAEGFDSRMTRRTAWSRRERTERFAEYVELTDRLLTQPVTTFDGRYYLADEVHSQPLCRQQPRVPFAVAASGPRGMRLAARHASYWVTTGEPNRFADAPYEEALPVLRRQVEELEKACGEVGRDPSTVSRLLVAGPTVGGVLDSPAAFFDAAGRFAEAGITDLVVQWPRPDEPFKGSEDVLDKVAEDLDRHRGA is encoded by the coding sequence ATGATCGTCCCTGAGGACCGCTGGCGCACGGCGCGCCACAAGTGGGTCAGGGCCGAGGAGATGGGCTTCGACCACGCCTGGACCTACGACCACCTCAACTGGCGGGCGTTCCGCGCCAAGGAGTGGTTCACCATGGTCCCGACGCTGACCGCGGCGGCCGTGGCGACCGAGCGCATCGGCCTCGGCGTGCTGGTCGCCTCGCCCAACCTGCGTCACCCGGTGCACCTCGCCAAGGACGTCACCGGACTCGACGACATCTCCGACGGCCGCATCATCCTCGGCCTGGGCGCCGGCGCCGAGGGCTTCGACTCCCGCATGACCCGCCGCACCGCGTGGAGCCGGCGCGAGCGCACCGAACGGTTCGCGGAGTACGTGGAGCTGACCGACCGGCTTCTCACACAGCCGGTGACCACGTTCGACGGCCGCTACTACCTGGCCGACGAGGTGCACTCCCAGCCGCTGTGCCGGCAGCAGCCCCGCGTCCCGTTCGCGGTCGCCGCGTCCGGCCCGCGCGGCATGCGCCTGGCAGCCCGGCACGCCTCGTACTGGGTCACCACCGGCGAGCCCAACCGGTTCGCCGACGCACCCTACGAAGAGGCCCTGCCCGTGCTGCGCCGGCAGGTGGAGGAACTGGAGAAGGCCTGCGGGGAGGTCGGCCGCGACCCGTCCACCGTGTCCCGGCTGCTCGTCGCCGGACCCACCGTCGGCGGCGTCCTCGACTCTCCCGCGGCGTTCTTCGACGCGGCCGGCCGCTTCGCCGAGGCCGGCATCACCGACCTCGTCGTGCAGTGGCCCCGGCCCGACGAGCCCTTCAAGGGCAGCGAGGACGTGCTGGACAAGGTCGCCGAGGACCTCGACAGGCATCGCGGCGCCTGA
- a CDS encoding aspartyl/asparaginyl beta-hydroxylase domain-containing protein gives MRTHYVGDTPLDDARLTEDLAQTDSLTWSEAYSDYVFGGAWKSCMLFARGGDAGDGVVTHYDHERPAAFTPFADRLPYLRELIEDVADLDRLNFVRLAKVQNSVIIPHRDLLELSELADETRNAHRMHIPLVTNEDCFFNEGDTVYRMRRGEVWFLDASEIHSVAVLSSQERVHLMFDFVDVPSSKPLTTVRGAGPDAGIPDDRTVKRPPLTDAEHAGLMALADILTPETVNEVFSIVIKRHFRSDGGENFVWRTMTDIARAAADPAVLAHVEELRRHYTLERTA, from the coding sequence ATGCGCACCCACTACGTGGGGGACACCCCCCTCGACGACGCCCGGCTCACCGAGGACCTGGCACAGACCGACTCCCTGACGTGGTCGGAGGCGTACAGCGACTACGTCTTCGGCGGTGCCTGGAAGAGCTGCATGCTCTTCGCCCGCGGCGGAGACGCCGGTGACGGTGTGGTCACGCACTACGACCACGAACGGCCCGCGGCCTTCACCCCGTTCGCCGACCGCCTGCCCTATCTCCGGGAACTCATCGAGGACGTCGCCGACCTGGACCGGCTCAACTTCGTGCGCCTGGCCAAGGTGCAGAACAGCGTGATCATCCCGCACCGTGACCTGCTCGAACTGTCCGAACTCGCCGACGAGACCCGCAACGCCCACCGGATGCACATCCCCCTCGTCACCAACGAGGACTGCTTCTTCAACGAGGGCGACACCGTCTACCGCATGCGCCGGGGCGAGGTGTGGTTCCTCGACGCCTCGGAGATCCACTCCGTGGCCGTGCTCTCCTCCCAGGAGCGCGTGCACCTGATGTTCGACTTCGTGGACGTGCCGTCCTCCAAGCCGCTGACCACGGTCCGGGGAGCGGGCCCCGACGCCGGGATCCCCGACGACCGTACGGTGAAGCGCCCGCCGCTCACCGACGCCGAGCACGCCGGTCTGATGGCCCTCGCCGACATCCTCACGCCGGAGACGGTCAACGAGGTCTTCAGCATCGTCATCAAGCGGCACTTCCGCTCCGACGGCGGGGAGAACTTCGTGTGGCGGACGATGACCGACATCGCCCGCGCCGCGGCCGACCCGGCCGTCCTCGCGCACGTCGAGGAGCTGCGGCGGCACTACACCCTGGAACGCACGGCCTGA
- a CDS encoding MarR family winged helix-turn-helix transcriptional regulator: protein MSTPDAETPGPDAAVPDPVALWSAFKRAHELVRARVIADAADAAGLSEPDLTILAELNKAGGSLRQSELATALGWDRTRVSHQLTRMGKRDLVARERAGGVTVTLTATGREAITAVHPGLEAAVRRHFTDRLSAKEVGVLESILGRL from the coding sequence ATGTCAACACCGGACGCCGAGACCCCCGGCCCGGACGCGGCCGTACCGGATCCCGTCGCCCTGTGGTCCGCCTTCAAGCGCGCGCACGAACTCGTCCGGGCTCGCGTGATCGCGGACGCCGCCGACGCGGCCGGCCTCTCCGAACCGGACCTGACGATCCTCGCCGAGCTGAACAAGGCGGGCGGCTCCCTGCGCCAGAGCGAACTGGCCACGGCCCTCGGCTGGGACCGCACCCGCGTCTCCCACCAGCTCACCCGGATGGGCAAGCGCGACCTCGTCGCCCGCGAACGCGCCGGCGGCGTCACCGTCACCCTCACCGCCACCGGCCGCGAGGCCATCACGGCCGTGCACCCCGGCCTGGAGGCGGCGGTCCGCCGCCACTTCACGGACCGGCTGTCGGCAAAGGAGGTCGGGGTGCTGGAGTCGATCCTGGGCAGGCTGTAG
- a CDS encoding aldo/keto reductase: MRTRPLGTGGPQVAPLALGCAGMSDHTGPADETDALATLRAALDAGVTLLDTADFYGMGHNEDLIRRALSAADREKAVLSVKFGALRDPDGHIVGVEGRPAHVKNALAYSLRRLGTDHIDIYRPARLDPDTPIEDTVGALADLVQAGHIRHIGLSEVGPGTIRRAHAVHPIHDVQIEYSLFSRDPETNGILDTCRELGIGVTAYGVLGHGLLTGTYRPPAGGDPRSSWLPRLRPGHLAANLALVDRLRPLADAHGIGVAQLATAWVLTRSQGDLTVVAVLGARRPHRVEEALAAVDVTLTQADLDRIDQAVPAGAAAGSRYAAPLMALLDSERPAHPMKTGDAS; this comes from the coding sequence ATGCGAACCCGACCCCTAGGAACCGGCGGCCCCCAGGTCGCCCCCCTCGCGCTCGGCTGCGCCGGCATGTCCGACCACACCGGCCCCGCCGACGAGACCGACGCCCTCGCCACCCTGCGCGCCGCCCTCGACGCCGGCGTCACCCTCCTCGACACCGCCGACTTCTACGGCATGGGCCACAACGAGGACCTCATCCGCCGCGCATTGAGCGCCGCCGACCGCGAAAAGGCGGTCCTCAGCGTCAAGTTCGGCGCTCTGCGCGACCCCGACGGGCACATCGTCGGCGTCGAGGGCCGCCCCGCCCATGTGAAGAACGCCCTCGCCTACTCGCTCCGGCGCCTCGGCACCGACCACATCGACATCTACCGCCCGGCCCGGCTCGACCCCGACACCCCGATCGAGGACACGGTCGGTGCCCTCGCCGACCTCGTCCAGGCCGGGCACATCCGCCACATCGGCCTCTCCGAGGTGGGGCCCGGGACCATCCGCCGCGCCCACGCCGTGCACCCGATCCACGACGTACAGATCGAGTACTCCCTGTTCAGCCGGGACCCCGAGACCAACGGCATCCTCGACACCTGCCGTGAGCTGGGCATCGGCGTCACCGCCTACGGCGTCCTCGGCCACGGCCTGCTCACCGGCACCTACCGGCCGCCCGCCGGAGGCGACCCGCGCAGCTCATGGCTGCCCCGTCTCCGGCCCGGCCACCTCGCCGCCAACCTCGCCCTGGTCGACCGGCTGCGGCCGCTCGCCGACGCCCACGGCATCGGCGTCGCGCAGCTCGCGACCGCCTGGGTGCTCACGCGGAGCCAGGGCGACCTCACGGTCGTGGCCGTCCTGGGCGCCCGCCGGCCGCACCGCGTCGAGGAGGCCCTGGCGGCCGTCGACGTCACGCTGACCCAGGCCGACCTCGACCGGATCGACCAGGCCGTCCCGGCGGGCGCGGCGGCCGGAAGCCGTTACGCCGCACCCCTCATGGCCCTGCTGGACAGCGAACGCCCGGCCCACCCGATGAAGACAGGTGACGCATCATGA
- a CDS encoding Gfo/Idh/MocA family protein — protein sequence MTGGTAADSPLAEQARAGKPIGVGIIGLGARGSWAERSHLPALRAVPGYEVRALSTSSARSAERSGVRHGVARTFGTAAELVACDEVDLVVVAVKVPYHRELVRTALDAGKSVLCEWPLGNGLAEAEEMERWARARGVPTVVGLQARSHPALAHLRDLVADGYVGEVLSTTMVGSGGAWGGSVGPGDHYVLDAANGATLLTIPFSHALDGLASVLGEPGELRVRQVSRRTAAVDTATGRPVPMTAPDQVVAEGRLPGGAVVTVHYRGGLSRATPFRWEINGTEGDLVVTAPVGHPQLSPLTLEGGRGSSTALEPLAVPERYVRVAGLDARADAAAYAVAHAYRQFLDDLREGTSRVPDFAHGAARHRGIAAAVMEVSPEA from the coding sequence ATGACCGGAGGAACCGCGGCCGACTCCCCGCTCGCCGAGCAGGCCCGGGCCGGGAAGCCGATCGGCGTAGGGATCATCGGGCTGGGAGCGCGGGGGAGTTGGGCGGAGCGGTCCCATCTGCCCGCCCTGCGCGCCGTACCCGGCTACGAGGTGAGGGCCCTCAGTACCAGTTCCGCGCGGTCGGCGGAGCGCTCCGGGGTGCGGCACGGGGTGGCCCGTACGTTCGGGACGGCCGCCGAGCTGGTGGCCTGTGACGAGGTGGACCTGGTCGTCGTGGCGGTGAAGGTGCCGTACCACCGGGAGCTGGTGCGGACGGCGCTGGACGCCGGCAAGAGTGTGCTGTGCGAGTGGCCGCTCGGCAACGGGCTCGCGGAGGCCGAGGAGATGGAGCGGTGGGCCCGCGCCCGCGGCGTCCCGACGGTCGTCGGCCTGCAGGCACGGTCGCACCCCGCCCTCGCCCACCTGCGGGATCTCGTGGCCGACGGCTATGTGGGGGAGGTGCTGTCCACGACGATGGTCGGCTCGGGAGGCGCCTGGGGCGGCTCTGTCGGGCCCGGTGACCACTATGTGCTCGACGCCGCGAACGGCGCCACCCTGCTGACGATTCCCTTCAGCCACGCCCTCGACGGCCTCGCGTCGGTCCTGGGGGAGCCCGGGGAACTGCGCGTCCGGCAGGTGTCACGGCGTACGGCGGCCGTCGACACCGCGACCGGACGGCCCGTGCCGATGACCGCCCCGGACCAGGTGGTGGCCGAAGGAAGGCTGCCGGGCGGCGCGGTGGTCACCGTCCACTACCGCGGCGGCCTGTCCCGGGCCACCCCCTTCCGCTGGGAGATCAACGGCACCGAAGGCGACCTCGTCGTCACGGCCCCGGTCGGCCATCCGCAGCTCAGCCCGCTCACCCTGGAGGGCGGACGCGGCTCGTCCACCGCACTGGAGCCCCTGGCGGTGCCGGAGCGGTACGTCCGCGTCGCGGGGCTGGACGCCCGGGCCGACGCGGCGGCGTACGCGGTCGCCCACGCCTACCGGCAGTTCCTGGACGACCTGCGGGAAGGCACGTCCCGCGTCCCCGACTTCGCGCATGGTGCCGCCCGGCACCGCGGCATCGCAGCCGCCGTCATGGAGGTGTCACCGGAGGCGTGA